The proteins below are encoded in one region of Buttiauxella gaviniae:
- a CDS encoding ornithine decarboxylase has product MKSLKIAASLDVVANLETHREVVALDSTDFTDIAAVVLSVADSRSGILALLKRTGFSIPVFLAADDWSDEQEGITGLITGKAQDYLELETAANLYEEQLLPPFFDTLTKYVAMENSTFACPGHQHGEFFKKHPAGRQFYDFFGENVFRADMCNADVKLGDLLIHEGSAKHAQKFAAKVFNADKTYFVLNGTSAANKVVTNALLTRGDLVLFDRNNHKSNHHGALIQAGATPVYLEAARNPFGFIGGIDAHCFDEKYLRELIAEVAPERAEEKRPFRLAIIQLGTYDGTVYNARQVVDNIGHLCDYILFDSAWVGYEQFIPMMADCSPLLLDLNENDPGIFVTQSVHKQQAGFSQTSQIHKKDNHIRGQARFCPHKRLNNAFMLHASTSPFYPLFAALDVNAKIHEGESGRRLWAECVAEGIEARKAIIANCKMIKPFIPPVIAGRPWQDHPTTAIAQERRFFSFEPGEKWHGFDGYAQDEYFVDPCKLLLTTPGIDPQTGKYTEFGVPAAILANYLRENGIVPEKADLNSILFLLTPAESTDKMAHLVAMLAQFEQHIEDDTPLANVLPTIYQKYSQRYKGYTLRQLCQEMHDLYVSFEIKDLQKAMFRKSSLPAVAMNPQDAHSEFIRGNVELVRLSESEGRIAAEGALPYPPGVLCVVPGEVWGSAALRYFLALEEGVNMLPGFSPELQGVYSETDADGIKRLYGYMVKA; this is encoded by the coding sequence ATGAAATCTTTGAAAATTGCCGCAAGCCTTGATGTGGTTGCCAACCTTGAAACCCATCGCGAAGTGGTCGCGCTTGATAGCACGGACTTCACCGACATCGCCGCCGTCGTTCTTTCCGTGGCAGATAGCCGCAGCGGTATCCTGGCGTTGCTTAAACGCACCGGGTTTTCTATTCCGGTATTTTTGGCGGCTGATGACTGGTCAGACGAGCAAGAAGGCATCACGGGGCTGATAACGGGTAAAGCGCAGGATTATCTGGAGCTGGAAACCGCAGCGAATCTTTACGAAGAACAGTTGCTGCCACCGTTTTTTGACACCCTGACAAAATATGTCGCGATGGAAAACAGCACGTTTGCCTGCCCTGGTCATCAACACGGTGAGTTTTTCAAAAAACATCCGGCAGGCCGCCAGTTCTATGATTTCTTCGGTGAGAATGTTTTTCGCGCCGACATGTGCAATGCGGACGTTAAACTCGGTGATTTGTTGATCCATGAAGGTTCAGCAAAGCATGCGCAAAAATTCGCAGCCAAAGTCTTTAACGCGGATAAAACCTACTTCGTATTAAATGGCACATCGGCGGCGAATAAAGTGGTGACCAATGCGTTGCTGACTCGCGGCGATTTGGTGCTGTTTGACCGTAACAACCATAAATCAAACCATCATGGCGCGTTGATTCAGGCGGGGGCGACGCCGGTGTATCTCGAAGCTGCTCGCAATCCGTTTGGCTTTATCGGCGGGATTGATGCGCATTGCTTCGATGAAAAGTATCTGCGCGAGTTGATTGCAGAAGTGGCCCCGGAACGTGCTGAGGAAAAACGCCCCTTCCGTCTGGCCATTATCCAGCTTGGTACCTACGACGGCACGGTTTATAACGCCCGTCAGGTGGTGGATAACATCGGCCATCTTTGCGATTACATTTTGTTTGATTCCGCTTGGGTCGGTTATGAGCAGTTTATTCCGATGATGGCCGACTGTTCGCCGTTGCTGCTGGATCTTAATGAAAACGATCCGGGGATTTTTGTCACCCAATCGGTGCACAAGCAGCAGGCGGGGTTCTCGCAGACTTCTCAGATCCACAAAAAAGATAATCATATTCGCGGCCAGGCACGTTTCTGCCCACACAAGCGCCTGAACAATGCGTTTATGCTGCATGCGTCTACCAGCCCGTTCTACCCGCTGTTTGCCGCCCTTGATGTGAATGCGAAAATCCATGAAGGAGAGAGTGGCCGCCGTTTATGGGCCGAGTGCGTGGCGGAAGGGATCGAAGCGCGCAAAGCGATCATCGCCAACTGTAAGATGATCAAACCGTTTATTCCCCCTGTGATTGCGGGCAGGCCGTGGCAGGATCATCCGACAACGGCAATCGCGCAGGAGCGCCGTTTCTTTAGTTTTGAGCCGGGCGAAAAATGGCATGGTTTTGATGGCTATGCGCAGGATGAATACTTTGTGGATCCCTGCAAACTTCTGCTGACTACGCCGGGGATCGATCCGCAAACCGGTAAGTACACCGAATTTGGCGTGCCTGCGGCGATCCTCGCAAATTACCTGCGTGAAAACGGGATTGTTCCGGAGAAAGCGGATCTTAACTCGATTCTGTTCCTGCTCACGCCTGCTGAAAGCACCGATAAAATGGCGCATCTGGTCGCGATGCTGGCGCAATTTGAGCAGCATATTGAAGACGATACGCCGCTGGCAAACGTGCTGCCGACGATCTATCAGAAATATTCGCAACGTTACAAAGGCTACACGCTGCGTCAGCTTTGCCAGGAAATGCACGATCTTTACGTCAGTTTTGAAATTAAGGATCTGCAAAAAGCGATGTTCCGCAAATCCAGCTTGCCTGCGGTTGCGATGAACCCACAGGATGCCCACAGCGAGTTTATTCGCGGCAATGTGGAACTGGTGCGCCTGAGCGAATCAGAAGGGCGTATCGCGGCTGAAGGGGCGCTGCCGTATCCACCAGGCGTGCTGTGCGTGGTTCCCGGCGAAGTGTGGGGAAGTGCCGCGCTGCGTTATTTCCTTGCGCTGGAAGAGGGCGTGAATATGCTGCCGGGCTTCTCGCCAGAATTACAGGGTGTTTATAGCGAAACGGATGCGGATGGGATTAAGCGGCTTTACGGTTACATGGTTAAAGCGTGA
- a CDS encoding nucleoside permease — protein sequence MNLKLQLKILSFLQFCLWGSWLTTLGSYMFVTLKFDGAAIGAVYSSLGIAAVFMPTLLGIIADKWISARWLYAACHLVGAITLYFAAQVTTPSAMFIVILLNSLAYMPTLGLVNTISYYRLQSAGMDIVSDFPPIRIWGTIGFIFAMWGVSFSGFELSHMQLYIGATLSLVLALFTLTLAPIPVANTQKNQSWSSMLGLDAFALFKNKRMAIFFIFSMLLGAELQITNMFGNTFLHSFDKDPMFASSFIVEHASVLMSISQISETVFILTIPFFLIRYGIKNVMLISIVAWMLRFGLFAFGDPTPMGTVLLVLSMIVYGCAFDFFNISGSVFVEKEVKPEIRASAQGMFLMMTNGFGCILGGIVSGKVVEHYTTAGITDWQTVWLIFAGYSLVLAFAFVALFKYKHVRTPASAQPVA from the coding sequence ATGAACCTAAAGCTGCAGCTGAAAATACTGTCGTTTCTGCAGTTCTGCCTATGGGGAAGTTGGTTAACCACACTCGGCTCCTATATGTTCGTCACCCTCAAGTTTGATGGCGCAGCCATTGGCGCGGTGTACAGTTCATTAGGTATTGCTGCGGTATTTATGCCCACGCTACTGGGCATCATTGCGGACAAATGGATTAGTGCGCGTTGGTTATATGCGGCTTGTCATCTGGTCGGTGCTATCACTTTATATTTCGCAGCCCAGGTGACGACACCAAGCGCGATGTTCATCGTGATTCTCCTCAACTCACTGGCCTACATGCCAACCCTTGGGCTGGTAAATACCATCTCTTACTATCGCTTGCAGTCAGCAGGGATGGATATTGTTAGCGATTTCCCACCAATTCGTATCTGGGGAACCATTGGTTTTATCTTCGCCATGTGGGGAGTGAGCTTCTCAGGTTTCGAATTAAGCCACATGCAACTTTATATCGGCGCAACGCTGTCGTTGGTATTAGCGTTGTTCACGTTGACCCTGGCCCCGATTCCGGTTGCCAATACTCAGAAAAATCAAAGCTGGAGTTCGATGTTAGGGCTGGATGCCTTTGCACTGTTCAAAAATAAGCGTATGGCGATTTTCTTTATCTTCTCCATGCTGTTAGGTGCCGAGCTGCAAATCACCAATATGTTTGGCAACACCTTCCTGCACAGCTTCGATAAAGATCCGATGTTCGCAAGCAGCTTTATTGTTGAACATGCTTCGGTACTGATGTCCATTTCGCAGATCTCTGAAACGGTATTTATCCTGACGATTCCATTCTTCCTAATCCGCTACGGCATCAAGAACGTGATGCTTATCAGTATCGTGGCGTGGATGCTGCGTTTCGGCCTGTTTGCCTTTGGCGACCCAACGCCAATGGGCACCGTGTTACTGGTTCTGTCGATGATCGTCTACGGCTGCGCCTTCGACTTCTTCAATATTTCTGGTTCAGTGTTTGTTGAAAAAGAGGTGAAACCAGAAATCCGCGCCAGCGCACAGGGCATGTTCCTGATGATGACTAACGGCTTTGGTTGCATTCTGGGCGGGATTGTTAGCGGTAAGGTGGTTGAGCACTACACCACGGCAGGTATCACCGACTGGCAGACCGTATGGCTAATTTTCGCGGGTTACTCACTGGTGCTGGCCTTCGCCTTCGTTGCACTCTTCAAATATAAACACGTCAGAACACCAGCCTCTGCTCAGCCGGTGGCCTGA
- the mltC gene encoding membrane-bound lytic murein transglycosylase MltC, whose translation MKKFLALALVVPLLISCSSKKDDSYNEAFVKDTNGFDILMGQFAHNIENIWGMKEVLIAGPKDYVKYTDQYLTRSHINFDDGTITIETIAGTDPAAHLRQAIITTLLMGDDPGSIDLYSDANDVLISKEPFLYGQVVDNTGQPIRWQGRAAKFADYLLQTRLKSRSTGLKIVYSVTINLVPNHLDKRAHKYIGMVRKASKKYGVDESLILAIMQTESSFNPYAVSHADALGLMQVVQHSAGVDVFKSQGKWGKPSRSYLFDPESNIDTGTAYLAILQDSYLSGIDNPTSRRYAVITAYNGGAGSVLRVFNNDKNRAYSIINSMTPGDVYQTLTTRHPSAESRHYLYKVNTAQKSYRRR comes from the coding sequence ATGAAAAAATTTCTCGCGCTAGCTCTGGTTGTCCCATTGCTCATCTCTTGTTCGAGCAAAAAAGATGATTCCTATAACGAAGCTTTTGTTAAGGACACCAATGGTTTCGATATTTTGATGGGGCAATTTGCCCATAACATCGAAAATATCTGGGGTATGAAGGAGGTATTAATTGCGGGTCCTAAAGATTACGTAAAATATACTGACCAATATCTGACCCGTAGCCATATCAACTTTGACGACGGTACGATAACCATTGAAACCATTGCCGGCACCGATCCTGCAGCGCATTTACGTCAGGCGATCATCACCACGCTTTTGATGGGCGACGATCCGGGCTCCATCGATCTTTATTCCGATGCCAACGATGTGCTGATTTCAAAAGAGCCGTTCCTGTATGGCCAGGTGGTGGATAACACCGGCCAGCCCATTCGCTGGCAGGGCCGCGCCGCAAAATTTGCTGATTACCTGCTGCAAACGCGCCTGAAAAGCCGCAGCACCGGGCTTAAAATTGTTTATAGCGTGACGATTAACCTGGTGCCAAACCACCTTGATAAGCGTGCGCATAAATATATCGGCATGGTACGTAAAGCCTCGAAGAAATACGGTGTTGATGAATCATTGATTCTGGCAATTATGCAGACAGAATCGAGCTTCAACCCTTACGCCGTCAGCCATGCCGACGCGCTCGGCCTGATGCAGGTTGTGCAGCACAGTGCAGGCGTCGATGTCTTTAAATCGCAAGGAAAATGGGGCAAACCAAGCCGCAGCTATCTGTTTGATCCAGAAAGTAATATCGATACCGGTACCGCTTATCTGGCCATCTTGCAAGACAGTTATCTGAGCGGTATTGATAACCCAACCTCACGTCGCTATGCGGTGATCACGGCCTATAACGGCGGGGCGGGCAGCGTGCTACGCGTGTTCAACAACGATAAGAACCGCGCCTACAGCATTATTAACAGTATGACGCCAGGGGATGTGTACCAAACGCTGACCACTCGTCACCCTTCTGCGGAATCGCGCCACTATCTCTACAAAGTGAATACTGCGCAGAAGAGTTATCGTCGCCGCTAA
- a CDS encoding oxidative damage protection protein: MSRTIFCTYLQRDAEGQDFQLYPGELGKRIYNEISKEAWALWQTKQTMLINERKMSMMNPEHRKELEVEMVNFLFEGKEVHIEGYTPPEK, encoded by the coding sequence ATGAGCAGAACTATTTTTTGTACTTACCTGCAACGTGACGCAGAAGGCCAGGATTTCCAACTCTATCCAGGGGAACTCGGCAAACGTATTTATAACGAGATCTCGAAAGAAGCATGGGCGTTGTGGCAGACCAAACAAACCATGCTGATCAACGAACGCAAAATGAGCATGATGAACCCGGAACACCGCAAAGAACTGGAAGTTGAAATGGTCAATTTCCTGTTCGAAGGTAAAGAAGTCCACATCGAAGGCTACACGCCGCCAGAAAAATAA
- the mutY gene encoding A/G-specific adenine glycosylase, producing MQAPQFASQVLDWYQKYGRKTLPWQIEKTPYKVWLSEVMLQQTQVATVIPYFERFMSRFPTVTDLANAPLDEVLHLWTGLGYYARARNLHKAAQIVANQHGGVFPVTFEEVAALPGIGRSTAGAVLSLSLGKHFPILDGNVKRVLARCYAVSGWPGKKDVEKKLWDIAEQVTPAQGVSQFNQAIMDLGAMVCTRSKPKCELCPVNNICLAYANNSWASYPGKKPKVTLPERTGYFLMMQHQQSVQLAQRPAVGLWGGLYCFPQFSTETELRDWLAERQIPTDNLTQLTAFRHTFSHFHLDIVPIWLPVLSFSGCMDEGTALWYNLAQPPSVGLAAPVERLLQQLHAEPVVIKPARAVEED from the coding sequence ATACAAGCGCCGCAATTCGCAAGCCAGGTTCTGGACTGGTACCAAAAATACGGGCGCAAAACCCTGCCGTGGCAAATCGAAAAAACGCCTTATAAAGTATGGCTGTCTGAGGTGATGTTGCAACAAACGCAGGTTGCGACCGTGATTCCTTATTTTGAGCGCTTTATGTCGCGCTTCCCGACGGTCACCGATCTCGCTAACGCACCGCTTGATGAAGTCCTTCATCTTTGGACCGGCCTGGGTTATTACGCCCGCGCTCGTAACCTGCATAAAGCGGCACAGATAGTTGCTAATCAGCACGGTGGCGTATTCCCGGTAACGTTTGAAGAAGTCGCCGCACTCCCCGGCATTGGCCGCTCAACGGCTGGCGCAGTTCTCTCGCTCTCTCTTGGCAAACACTTCCCTATTCTGGATGGCAACGTAAAACGCGTGCTGGCCCGCTGCTACGCTGTTTCCGGCTGGCCGGGGAAAAAAGACGTTGAGAAGAAACTGTGGGATATAGCCGAACAAGTCACACCCGCACAGGGTGTGAGCCAATTCAACCAGGCAATCATGGATTTGGGCGCGATGGTGTGTACGCGTTCGAAACCGAAATGTGAGCTTTGCCCGGTCAATAATATTTGCCTGGCTTATGCCAACAATAGCTGGGCCAGCTATCCGGGTAAAAAACCGAAAGTGACATTACCAGAGCGCACCGGCTATTTCCTGATGATGCAGCACCAGCAAAGTGTCCAGCTTGCCCAGCGCCCCGCCGTTGGTCTTTGGGGCGGTTTATACTGTTTCCCACAGTTCTCAACCGAAACCGAACTGCGTGACTGGTTGGCAGAACGTCAGATTCCAACCGATAATCTGACGCAATTAACCGCCTTCCGCCATACATTCAGCCATTTCCATCTGGATATTGTTCCCATTTGGCTGCCGGTGCTTTCGTTTAGCGGGTGCATGGATGAAGGAACCGCTCTCTGGTATAACTTAGCGCAGCCACCATCCGTAGGACTGGCCGCCCCTGTAGAGCGTTTGTTACAACAATTACACGCCGAGCCGGTGGTAATAAAACCCGCCCGAGCTGTTGAAGAGGATTAA
- the trmB gene encoding tRNA (guanosine(46)-N7)-methyltransferase TrmB encodes MKNDVISPEFNEEGRAMRRIRSFVRRQGRLTKGQEHALENYWPVMGVEYEAAPVDFAALFGREAPVTLEIGFGMGTSLVAMAKANPQQNFLGIEVHSPGVGACLATAHEEGVENLRVMCHDAVEVLQIMIPDNSLSMVQLFFPDPWHKARHNKRRIVQVPFAELVKSKLKLGGVFHMATDWEPYAEHMLEVMSSIDGYKNQSESNDYVPRPDSRPVTKFEQRGHRLGHGVWDLMFERVK; translated from the coding sequence ATGAAAAATGACGTCATCTCACCGGAATTTAATGAAGAAGGCCGCGCAATGCGCCGGATTCGTAGTTTTGTGCGCCGCCAGGGCCGCCTGACTAAAGGGCAAGAGCACGCACTGGAAAACTATTGGCCGGTGATGGGCGTTGAATATGAAGCCGCGCCTGTTGATTTTGCCGCTCTGTTTGGCCGCGAAGCACCGGTCACGCTGGAAATTGGTTTCGGCATGGGGACGTCGCTTGTCGCGATGGCGAAGGCAAATCCACAGCAAAACTTTTTAGGCATTGAAGTTCACTCGCCAGGCGTAGGCGCATGCCTTGCGACCGCTCATGAAGAGGGCGTTGAGAACCTGCGTGTGATGTGTCACGACGCGGTAGAAGTGCTGCAAATAATGATTCCTGACAATTCTTTATCCATGGTTCAGCTCTTTTTCCCAGACCCGTGGCACAAAGCACGTCATAATAAACGCCGTATCGTTCAGGTACCTTTTGCAGAGCTTGTAAAAAGCAAACTGAAACTGGGTGGTGTGTTCCATATGGCAACCGACTGGGAACCTTATGCAGAACACATGCTCGAAGTGATGAGCTCTATTGATGGTTATAAGAACCAGTCAGAGAGTAACGACTACGTACCACGCCCGGATTCACGTCCGGTGACCAAATTTGAACAACGTGGCCATCGTCTTGGTCACGGCGTATGGGACTTAATGTTCGAGAGGGTAAAGTAA
- a CDS encoding YggL family protein → MAINRSRRLRKKMHIDEFQELGFSVAWRFPEGTSEEQIDKIVDAFIVEAIDANGLAFDGGGHLSWEGLICMQEIGKCTEEHQALVRKWLEDHKAEDIRTSDLFDVWWD, encoded by the coding sequence ATGGCAATTAATCGTAGCCGTCGTTTGCGTAAGAAAATGCATATCGACGAATTCCAGGAGTTGGGGTTCTCAGTTGCATGGCGTTTCCCGGAAGGCACCTCAGAAGAACAAATCGATAAAATCGTTGATGCGTTTATTGTTGAAGCTATCGACGCTAACGGTCTGGCCTTTGATGGCGGCGGTCACCTTTCCTGGGAAGGCTTAATCTGCATGCAGGAAATCGGCAAATGCACCGAAGAGCATCAGGCTCTGGTGCGTAAATGGCTTGAAGATCACAAGGCTGAAGACATTCGCACCAGCGATTTGTTTGACGTTTGGTGGGACTGA
- a CDS encoding DUF2884 domain-containing protein, with product MIRKAMMGVLLLTAMQAQADYKCSVTPRDDVVISPQTVQVVGENGNLVIAPDGSLQFNGKPHTLNATQRQLAVNYQKALRTDLPWIDTGARNRVEKGRIALDKIIAKEVGESSNMRGRLTKLDAQLKDQMNRIIEHRQDGLTFHYKAIDQVRADGQNLVNQAMGGILQDSINEMGAKAVLKGGGNPLQGVLGSLGGLQTAIQNEWKNQEQDFEQFGRDVCSKVVTLEGQRKGLAETLK from the coding sequence ATGATTCGTAAGGCTATGATGGGAGTACTGCTGCTTACCGCGATGCAAGCGCAGGCCGACTATAAATGCAGCGTCACGCCTCGCGATGACGTGGTGATCAGCCCGCAAACCGTTCAGGTGGTGGGTGAAAATGGCAATCTGGTTATTGCCCCAGATGGCAGCCTGCAATTCAACGGCAAGCCACACACTTTAAACGCTACGCAGCGCCAATTGGCGGTGAACTATCAGAAAGCGTTGCGTACCGATCTCCCATGGATTGACACTGGCGCGCGTAATCGCGTTGAAAAAGGCCGCATTGCGCTTGATAAAATAATCGCCAAAGAAGTGGGCGAGAGCAGCAATATGCGTGGCCGCCTGACCAAGCTGGATGCGCAGCTTAAAGATCAGATGAACCGTATCATTGAACATCGTCAGGACGGTTTAACCTTCCATTATAAAGCGATCGATCAAGTGCGCGCCGACGGGCAGAACCTGGTGAATCAGGCGATGGGCGGTATTTTGCAGGACAGCATCAATGAAATGGGTGCGAAAGCGGTTCTGAAAGGTGGCGGAAATCCGCTGCAAGGCGTGCTGGGTAGCCTCGGTGGGCTACAAACCGCAATTCAGAATGAGTGGAAAAATCAGGAACAGGATTTCGAGCAGTTTGGTCGCGACGTTTGCAGTAAAGTCGTGACGCTGGAAGGGCAGCGAAAGGGGCTGGCTGAAACGCTAAAGTAA
- the leuD gene encoding 3-isopropylmalate dehydratase small subunit, giving the protein MAEKFIQHTGLVVPLDAANVDTDAIIPKQFLQKVTRTGFGAHLFNDWRFLDDAGQQPNPEFVLNFPEFKGASILLARENFGCGSSREHAPWALTDYGFKVVIAPSFADIFYGNSFNNQLLPVTLSEEEVDELFKLVAANPGIKFVVDLEAQTVIAGEKSYAFNIDTFRRHCMLEGLDSIGLTLQHEGSISAYEQKQPAFMR; this is encoded by the coding sequence ATGGCAGAGAAATTTATCCAACACACCGGCCTGGTCGTTCCGCTGGATGCCGCAAACGTTGATACCGATGCAATCATTCCCAAGCAGTTTTTGCAGAAGGTCACGCGTACCGGTTTTGGTGCGCATTTGTTTAACGACTGGCGTTTTCTGGATGATGCGGGTCAGCAGCCAAACCCGGAATTTGTGCTGAACTTCCCGGAGTTCAAAGGCGCTTCTATTTTGCTGGCGCGTGAAAACTTTGGCTGCGGTTCTTCGCGTGAACATGCGCCCTGGGCATTAACCGATTACGGTTTCAAAGTGGTTATCGCGCCAAGTTTTGCAGATATTTTCTACGGAAACTCGTTTAACAACCAACTGTTGCCGGTGACGTTAAGCGAAGAAGAAGTGGATGAGCTGTTTAAACTGGTAGCGGCAAATCCGGGGATTAAATTCGTTGTCGACCTGGAAGCGCAAACCGTGATTGCGGGCGAGAAAAGCTATGCGTTTAATATCGATACCTTCCGCCGCCACTGCATGTTAGAGGGGCTGGATAGCATCGGCCTGACGCTGCAACACGAAGGCTCAATTTCAGCTTACGAGCAAAAACAACCCGCGTTTATGCGTTAA
- the leuC gene encoding 3-isopropylmalate dehydratase large subunit: protein MAKTLYQKLYDAHVVYEAVDETPLLYIDRHLVHEVTSPQAFDGLRAHNRPVRQPGKTFATMDHNVSTQTKDINASGEMARIQMQELMKNCKEFGVELYDLNHPYQGIVHVMGPEQGITLPGMTIVCGDSHTATHGAFGALAFGIGTSEVEHVLATQTLKQGRAKTMKIEVTGNAAAGITAKDIVLAIIGKTGSAGGTGHVVEFCGSAIQALSMEGRMTLCNMAIEMGAKAGIVAPDETTFNYVKGRLHAPKAADWDDAVAYWKTFTTDEGAKFDTVVTLDAAEIAPQVTWGTNPGQVISVTENIPNPESFADPVERASAEKALAYMGLKPGIPLTEVAIDKVFIGSCTNSRIEDLRAAAEIAKGRKVAPGVQALVVPGSGPVKAQAEAEGLDKIFIEAGFEWRLPGCSMCLAMNNDRLEPGERCASTSNRNFEGRQGRGGRTHLVSPAMAAAAAVSGHFADIRTLK from the coding sequence ATGGCGAAAACGTTATATCAGAAATTGTACGATGCCCACGTCGTGTACGAAGCCGTGGATGAAACGCCGCTGCTGTATATCGATCGTCATTTGGTTCATGAAGTCACCTCCCCGCAGGCGTTTGACGGTTTGCGTGCGCACAATCGTCCGGTACGCCAGCCAGGCAAAACCTTTGCCACTATGGACCACAACGTTTCTACTCAGACTAAAGACATCAACGCCTCAGGCGAAATGGCCCGTATTCAGATGCAGGAGTTGATGAAAAACTGCAAAGAATTCGGCGTTGAACTGTACGATTTAAACCACCCATACCAGGGCATCGTTCACGTCATGGGGCCGGAGCAAGGCATTACTTTGCCTGGCATGACCATCGTTTGTGGCGATTCCCACACCGCAACGCACGGCGCGTTTGGCGCTCTGGCATTTGGTATCGGCACCTCCGAAGTGGAGCATGTACTGGCGACGCAAACCCTGAAACAGGGCCGCGCCAAAACCATGAAAATTGAAGTGACCGGCAACGCTGCTGCGGGCATCACGGCAAAAGATATCGTGCTGGCAATTATCGGCAAAACCGGTAGCGCGGGCGGTACGGGCCATGTTGTGGAATTCTGCGGGAGCGCGATTCAGGCACTCTCGATGGAAGGCCGTATGACGCTGTGCAACATGGCAATCGAAATGGGCGCTAAAGCAGGCATTGTGGCGCCGGACGAAACCACGTTCAACTACGTGAAAGGCCGTCTGCACGCGCCGAAAGCCGCTGACTGGGACGATGCGGTTGCCTACTGGAAAACCTTCACCACCGATGAAGGCGCTAAATTCGATACCGTTGTAACGCTGGATGCAGCAGAGATCGCCCCGCAGGTGACCTGGGGCACAAATCCAGGCCAGGTGATTTCCGTTACCGAAAATATCCCGAATCCAGAATCCTTCGCCGACCCGGTAGAGCGGGCATCCGCCGAAAAAGCACTGGCGTATATGGGCCTGAAACCAGGCATTCCGTTAACCGAGGTCGCTATCGATAAAGTGTTCATCGGGTCATGTACCAACTCGCGTATTGAAGATTTACGCGCGGCGGCAGAAATTGCCAAAGGTCGTAAAGTCGCGCCAGGCGTGCAGGCGTTAGTCGTTCCAGGCTCTGGTCCGGTCAAAGCGCAGGCAGAAGCTGAAGGCCTGGATAAGATTTTCATCGAAGCGGGCTTCGAATGGCGCTTGCCTGGCTGTTCTATGTGCCTTGCGATGAATAACGACCGCCTGGAACCGGGTGAGCGCTGTGCCTCCACCAGCAACCGTAACTTCGAAGGCCGTCAGGGCCGCGGTGGCCGCACCCACTTGGTTAGTCCGGCAATGGCAGCCGCTGCCGCTGTTTCCGGTCATTTTGCTGACATCCGCACGTTGAAATAA